One window of the Rufibacter radiotolerans genome contains the following:
- a CDS encoding BamA/OMP85 family outer membrane protein, with product MCWQRYAILGWLLGLLLSGNWAQAQDKRVVQIVSPDPEAIKLFQRLQPKLTARDSLGLRQELQNWRARVQEEGYLTASIDSLRQRRDSLWVYVYAGRPYRWASLRNGNVGEGLLEKVGFREKLYTNTPFRPAEFAQLQQALLREAENNGFPYAAVRIDSLQLYDDSIRGVLRVVRGPLIQIDSIQIVGSSRLQRQAFYRYTQLAPGQPYSQQKVEQAMRALKQLPFVKIAGEPQVLFAKNQARLYFFLDEKKANQFDGIIGFLPDPSSSSAKLLITGEVNLQVRNLRGSGKQIGLHWRKVERNSQLLDVEYRHPHFFNTPFEIAALFHLYKQDTSFLNLRPRLEIAYPLSTTSRVTFFAEVVSSQLLSPEALRQRRSDSSAIDANFTSYGLAYAWNNLDDLYFPRRGGQAFFQGAVGNKRVQRNARVEPSYYDTLQLKTTQLSLATRLERFWPVTKNGVLLTRLRAEGLVNQRLYLNELYRLGGLASLRGFDDYAFYASSYGISTLEYRQYTGQDSYVFLLYDQGYLRRDLKNEKNFQWASGVGGGISFSTGAGVFQLVYSVGRTSQEGFSLQRGKIHFGITGRF from the coding sequence ATGTGCTGGCAAAGATACGCAATTCTGGGCTGGCTCCTGGGTTTGCTGCTAAGTGGCAACTGGGCGCAGGCGCAGGACAAGCGCGTGGTGCAGATTGTTTCCCCAGACCCGGAGGCTATAAAACTCTTCCAGCGCCTCCAGCCTAAACTCACCGCGCGAGACTCGTTGGGCCTGCGTCAGGAACTGCAGAACTGGCGCGCCCGGGTGCAGGAAGAAGGCTACCTGACCGCCTCTATTGACAGCCTGCGGCAGCGTAGAGACTCGCTCTGGGTATACGTGTACGCCGGCCGGCCTTACCGGTGGGCCTCGCTAAGAAACGGCAACGTGGGCGAGGGGCTGCTGGAGAAAGTAGGCTTTCGGGAGAAATTGTATACCAACACGCCCTTCCGCCCGGCGGAATTTGCCCAATTGCAGCAGGCGCTGCTACGTGAGGCCGAGAATAATGGGTTTCCGTATGCCGCCGTGCGAATTGACTCGCTGCAGCTGTATGATGATTCCATCAGGGGCGTCCTGCGGGTGGTGCGCGGGCCCTTGATTCAGATTGACTCTATCCAGATTGTAGGCAGCAGCCGTTTGCAGCGGCAAGCCTTTTATAGATATACCCAACTGGCTCCGGGGCAGCCATACTCCCAGCAGAAGGTGGAGCAGGCCATGCGCGCGCTTAAGCAGTTGCCCTTCGTGAAGATTGCGGGGGAGCCCCAGGTGCTGTTTGCCAAGAACCAGGCCCGGCTGTATTTCTTCCTGGACGAGAAAAAAGCCAACCAGTTTGACGGCATCATCGGGTTTCTGCCAGACCCCTCGTCTTCCAGCGCTAAATTATTGATTACCGGCGAGGTGAACCTGCAGGTGCGCAATCTGCGGGGCAGCGGCAAGCAGATTGGCCTGCACTGGCGCAAGGTAGAACGCAACTCGCAGCTCCTGGATGTGGAATACCGGCACCCGCACTTCTTCAATACGCCCTTTGAGATAGCCGCGCTGTTTCATTTGTATAAGCAAGACACCTCGTTCCTGAACCTCAGGCCGCGCCTGGAGATTGCCTACCCGCTTTCCACCACCAGCCGCGTCACGTTCTTTGCCGAGGTGGTCAGTTCGCAGCTGCTCTCGCCGGAGGCCCTGCGGCAGCGCCGGTCAGACTCCTCGGCTATTGACGCCAACTTCACCTCTTACGGCCTGGCCTATGCATGGAATAACCTGGACGACCTGTATTTCCCGCGCCGGGGTGGGCAGGCGTTCTTTCAGGGGGCGGTGGGCAACAAAAGGGTGCAACGCAACGCCCGGGTAGAGCCCAGCTATTATGACACCCTGCAACTCAAAACCACGCAGCTCTCTTTGGCCACCCGGCTGGAGCGCTTCTGGCCGGTCACCAAAAACGGGGTGCTGCTCACCAGGCTGCGGGCCGAAGGGCTGGTGAACCAACGCCTTTACCTGAATGAACTGTACCGGCTGGGTGGCCTGGCCTCTTTGCGCGGCTTTGACGATTATGCTTTTTATGCCTCATCTTACGGCATCAGTACGCTGGAGTACCGCCAGTACACGGGTCAAGATTCGTACGTTTTCCTGCTATATGACCAGGGTTATCTGCGCCGCGACCTAAAAAATGAAAAAAATTTCCAGTGGGCCAGCGGGGTGGGCGGCGGCATCAGCTTTTCCACGGGAGCCGGTGTGTTTCAGTTAGTTTACTCGGTGGGCCGTACTTCTCAGGAGGGGTTTAGCCTGCAAAGAGGCAAGATTCACTTCGGGATTACGGGCCGTTTTTAG
- the hemW gene encoding radical SAM family heme chaperone HemW — MAGIYLHIPFCKQACHYCDFHFSTSMGLKEQVLQAMHQELVLQQPYLNGETINTIYFGGGTPSILSVDELNGLLEAIYAQHTVSPTAEISLEANPDDLTPEKLYALRQTRINRLSIGVQSFHNPHLRLMNRPHDAQEATACIRLAQELGFDNISLDLIYGVPAEDPELWEQDLAQAFALNVQHLSCYALTIEPNTVFGHRLKKGQFTPAQEERVAQQFELLMSQAAAHGFQHYEISNFCQPGFESKHNSSYWKQVPYLGIGPSAHSFNGVSRQFNIAHNPKYVQALAEGKLPATVEELSVEDRVNEYVMTTLRTSWGCDTRYILEKWGLDLIALHAAYLQKIQAQGLLQEKEGVLLLTEAGKLLADEIALDLFLLPEEAE; from the coding sequence TTGGCCGGAATCTATCTTCATATCCCGTTCTGCAAACAAGCCTGCCACTACTGCGATTTCCATTTCAGTACGTCTATGGGCCTCAAAGAGCAGGTACTGCAGGCCATGCACCAGGAACTGGTCCTCCAGCAGCCCTACCTCAACGGCGAAACCATCAACACCATTTACTTTGGCGGCGGTACGCCCTCTATTTTGTCTGTAGACGAGCTGAACGGCCTGCTGGAGGCTATTTACGCGCAACATACGGTAAGCCCCACGGCCGAGATCTCCCTGGAAGCCAACCCAGATGACCTCACGCCCGAGAAACTATATGCCCTGCGGCAGACTCGCATCAACCGCCTGAGCATTGGGGTGCAGTCGTTCCACAACCCGCACCTGCGGCTCATGAACCGGCCGCATGACGCCCAGGAGGCCACGGCCTGCATACGGCTGGCGCAAGAACTGGGGTTTGACAACATCTCCCTTGATCTGATTTACGGCGTGCCCGCCGAAGACCCCGAATTGTGGGAACAGGACCTGGCCCAGGCCTTCGCCCTGAACGTGCAGCACCTTTCCTGCTACGCGCTCACCATTGAACCCAACACCGTGTTCGGGCACCGCCTCAAGAAAGGCCAATTCACCCCCGCCCAGGAAGAACGCGTGGCCCAGCAGTTTGAGCTGCTCATGAGCCAGGCCGCCGCCCATGGGTTCCAGCACTATGAGATCTCCAACTTCTGCCAGCCCGGCTTTGAGAGCAAGCACAACAGCAGCTACTGGAAACAGGTACCGTACCTGGGCATCGGGCCCAGCGCCCACTCCTTCAACGGCGTGAGCCGCCAGTTCAACATCGCGCATAACCCCAAATACGTGCAGGCCCTGGCCGAAGGGAAATTGCCAGCCACGGTAGAAGAACTCTCCGTAGAAGACCGGGTAAACGAGTACGTCATGACCACGCTGCGCACCAGCTGGGGCTGCGACACCCGCTATATTTTGGAAAAATGGGGCCTAGACCTGATTGCGCTTCACGCAGCGTACCTGCAGAAAATTCAGGCCCAAGGCTTGCTGCAGGAAAAAGAAGGGGTGTTGCTCTTAACTGAGGCCGGAAAACTGTTAGCCGATGAAATTGCCCTGGACTTGTTTCTGTTGCCTGAAGAGGCGGAGTAA
- a CDS encoding MBL fold metallo-hydrolase, with product MLTVLSFIIAAVIGGAIFVNQAPQFGASAEGTSLERIKKSPQYRDGKFQNASPTPMMDESPFLDKVKIFSKFIGGVEGGTPEGKLPMVSLKKEDFAAVADTGVAITWFGHSAVLLEMGGKRIFADPMLGQRASPVSFIGSKRFNEELPINIEDLPPLDIVLLSHDHYDHLDRGSILKLKDKARHFIVPLGVAAHLVHWGVEANKITELDWWEDTSFEGISFTAAPARHFSGRGLSDRDQTLWSSWVLKSADKSVYFGGDSGYDTHFKEIGDKYGPFDLTMLECGQYNEAWKYIHMMPEQTAQAHLDLKGRVLMPTHWGAFSLALHQWKEPITRLSAAVQQHNISMATPIIGQRWQVGGPIPQQPWWKDVK from the coding sequence ATGCTGACTGTTTTATCCTTTATTATAGCCGCCGTGATTGGGGGTGCCATCTTTGTGAACCAAGCCCCGCAGTTTGGGGCCTCCGCTGAGGGCACCAGCCTGGAGCGCATCAAGAAATCTCCGCAGTACCGTGACGGTAAGTTCCAGAATGCCTCGCCCACGCCCATGATGGATGAGTCACCGTTCCTGGACAAGGTCAAGATCTTCTCTAAGTTCATTGGCGGGGTAGAAGGCGGTACGCCGGAAGGGAAACTGCCCATGGTCTCTCTCAAAAAAGAAGACTTTGCGGCCGTGGCAGATACCGGGGTGGCCATTACCTGGTTCGGGCATTCGGCGGTGCTGCTGGAGATGGGCGGAAAGCGCATTTTCGCCGACCCTATGTTGGGGCAACGGGCCTCACCGGTTTCCTTTATCGGGTCCAAGCGCTTTAATGAGGAACTGCCCATCAATATAGAAGACCTGCCGCCGCTGGATATTGTATTGCTCTCGCATGACCATTATGACCACCTAGACCGCGGCTCTATCTTAAAACTCAAAGACAAAGCCCGGCATTTCATTGTGCCCCTGGGCGTGGCCGCGCATCTGGTGCATTGGGGTGTAGAGGCCAATAAGATCACGGAACTGGACTGGTGGGAGGACACTTCCTTTGAAGGCATCTCCTTTACCGCTGCCCCCGCCCGTCACTTCTCGGGCCGCGGCCTGAGTGACCGCGACCAGACCCTGTGGTCCTCCTGGGTACTTAAAAGCGCAGATAAGTCGGTCTATTTTGGCGGCGATTCTGGCTATGATACCCATTTCAAGGAGATAGGGGATAAGTACGGCCCCTTTGATTTGACCATGCTGGAGTGCGGGCAGTACAATGAGGCCTGGAAATACATTCACATGATGCCCGAGCAGACCGCCCAAGCCCACCTGGACCTGAAGGGCCGCGTGCTCATGCCCACTCACTGGGGAGCTTTTTCGCTGGCCCTGCACCAATGGAAAGAACCCATCACCCGTCTGTCGGCGGCGGTGCAGCAGCATAACATCTCCATGGCTACGCCGATTATTGGTCAGCGGTGGCAGGTAGGAGGACCGATTCCGCAGCAGCCCTGGTGGAAAGACGTGAAATAA
- a CDS encoding bestrophin family protein — protein MLLADNIPFRYIFNKIKVDVLRVWLFSVTFHIVKLIWTDDLPAIPSALPSVLGTAISLLLAFNLGQSYERWWEARIVWGAIVNDSRTLLLELKAFVSPAHAQVPHVQRMVKNLAYRQIAWCYSLGQSLRKQDPLENLPQFLLPQEMEYLADKANKPLALQVLHMQDLNQLYQEKVLRQMQQTQLAATVGRLCDSMGKAERINTTVFPATYSMFIHFFIYLFLVILSFTLVESIGIYEIPVLTAVASTFFLIEKTAKEIQDPFRNRPTDTAVTAIARTIEINLKQMLGEKDVPEPLKPDGYFLM, from the coding sequence ATGCTTCTCGCTGACAACATTCCATTCCGGTACATTTTCAATAAGATCAAGGTAGATGTGCTCAGGGTCTGGCTTTTTTCAGTCACCTTCCACATAGTGAAACTGATTTGGACAGATGATCTGCCGGCCATTCCTTCGGCGTTACCGTCGGTGCTGGGTACGGCCATTTCTTTGTTGCTGGCCTTTAACTTAGGCCAGTCGTATGAGCGTTGGTGGGAAGCCCGCATTGTCTGGGGCGCCATTGTCAATGACTCGCGCACGCTTTTGCTGGAATTGAAAGCCTTTGTCTCGCCGGCCCACGCGCAGGTGCCGCATGTGCAGCGAATGGTCAAAAACCTGGCTTACCGGCAGATAGCCTGGTGTTACAGCCTGGGCCAGAGCCTTCGTAAGCAAGACCCCCTGGAGAACCTGCCCCAGTTCTTGCTGCCGCAGGAAATGGAGTACCTTGCAGACAAAGCCAATAAACCCCTGGCGCTGCAGGTGCTGCATATGCAGGACCTCAACCAGCTTTACCAGGAGAAGGTGCTCCGGCAGATGCAGCAGACCCAGCTGGCTGCTACCGTGGGCCGGCTCTGTGACTCTATGGGCAAGGCCGAGCGCATTAATACCACGGTGTTTCCGGCCACGTACAGCATGTTCATTCATTTCTTTATCTACCTGTTCCTGGTGATTCTGTCGTTCACGCTGGTGGAGTCCATTGGCATCTATGAGATACCGGTGCTCACGGCCGTGGCCTCCACGTTCTTCCTGATTGAGAAAACCGCCAAAGAGATACAAGACCCGTTCCGCAACCGCCCCACCGACACGGCCGTGACCGCCATTGCCCGCACCATTGAAATTAACCTGAAACAGATGCTAGGCGAGAAAGACGTGCCGGAGCCCTTAAAGCCAGACGGGTATTTCCTGATGTAG
- a CDS encoding SGNH/GDSL hydrolase family protein: protein MRSSSFYYFCAFLLVLLTSRCAPSKMTVVGPQDPNVAYMGRVGKPSPQAAELYWSGTSVKLNFSGTAVQARLKDNTGKSFYNVILDGDSVRVIQADTALKLYSLASGLKPGKHTIELFKRTEWDKGTTTFYGFEVASKVLPPDLPKKRKIEFYGNSITAGYAVHDYSGKDSWEGTNTNNYLSYAALAARHFNADYSCICKSGIGITVSWERWIMPEIYDRLNPADPASKWDFAQGPAPDVVVINLLQNDSWIVNLPNNQEYKRRFGDTKPTEEFIITAYQNFVKRIRGKYPNAHIIAALGNMDIAREGSPWPDYVQKAVAGLNDAKVYTHFMPYKNTPGHPRVEEQQAMAQSLIQFIEKTIQW, encoded by the coding sequence ATGCGTTCTAGTAGCTTTTATTATTTCTGTGCTTTCCTGTTGGTGCTGCTGACCAGCCGCTGCGCGCCTTCCAAGATGACGGTGGTGGGGCCGCAGGACCCCAACGTGGCCTACATGGGCCGGGTGGGCAAACCATCGCCGCAGGCAGCGGAACTGTACTGGTCTGGTACTTCGGTGAAGCTCAATTTCTCAGGCACTGCGGTGCAGGCCAGGCTCAAAGACAATACCGGCAAAAGCTTTTATAACGTAATTCTGGACGGCGACAGCGTGCGGGTGATTCAGGCAGATACTGCCTTAAAATTGTACTCGCTGGCCTCGGGGCTGAAACCCGGTAAGCACACCATAGAACTGTTCAAGCGTACCGAATGGGACAAAGGCACCACCACCTTCTATGGCTTTGAGGTGGCGTCTAAAGTGCTGCCCCCAGACCTGCCTAAAAAGCGAAAGATTGAGTTTTACGGCAACTCCATTACCGCCGGGTACGCCGTGCACGACTACTCGGGCAAAGATTCCTGGGAGGGCACCAATACCAACAATTACCTGAGCTACGCCGCCCTGGCCGCCCGCCACTTCAACGCCGACTATTCCTGCATCTGCAAAAGCGGCATAGGCATTACCGTGAGCTGGGAACGCTGGATCATGCCCGAGATCTATGATCGCCTCAACCCCGCTGACCCCGCCAGCAAGTGGGACTTTGCGCAAGGCCCTGCCCCCGATGTGGTAGTGATTAACCTACTCCAGAACGATTCCTGGATTGTGAACCTGCCCAATAACCAGGAATACAAGCGCCGGTTCGGGGATACCAAGCCCACTGAGGAGTTCATCATCACTGCCTACCAGAATTTTGTCAAGAGGATACGGGGCAAATATCCCAACGCCCACATCATTGCCGCCCTGGGCAACATGGACATTGCCCGCGAGGGCTCGCCCTGGCCGGACTACGTGCAGAAAGCAGTGGCTGGCCTGAACGACGCCAAAGTATATACCCACTTCATGCCTTATAAGAATACGCCCGGCCACCCGCGGGTTGAAGAGCAGCAGGCCATGGCCCAGAGCCTGATTCAGTTTATTGAAAAAACGATCCAGTGGTAA
- a CDS encoding pentapeptide repeat-containing protein yields the protein MTETFHQDKTFDQINYADKVVTGREFEDCTFTRCDFSNSNFSHNSFTDCRFSDCNLSMVQLSNSKLHGATFVNCKLVGVDFSLCHDFLFAVNFKGCSLDYTYFGKKNLKKTVFESCSIKEANFTDADLTEAAFLDCDLTRTVFHRTNLEKADFRTAVHYALDPELNRIKKAKFSMPGVLGLLAKYDIVIK from the coding sequence ATGACTGAGACGTTTCACCAGGACAAGACCTTTGACCAGATCAACTACGCAGACAAAGTAGTGACCGGCCGCGAGTTTGAGGACTGCACCTTTACCCGCTGTGATTTCTCCAACTCCAACTTCTCCCACAACAGCTTCACCGATTGTCGCTTCTCTGACTGCAACCTGAGCATGGTGCAGCTAAGTAACAGCAAGCTGCACGGTGCCACCTTTGTTAACTGCAAGCTGGTGGGCGTGGATTTCAGTTTGTGCCATGACTTTCTGTTTGCGGTCAACTTCAAAGGCTGCTCCCTGGATTATACCTATTTTGGCAAGAAGAACCTGAAAAAGACCGTCTTTGAATCCTGCAGCATCAAGGAAGCCAACTTTACGGATGCCGACCTCACTGAGGCTGCCTTTCTGGACTGCGACCTTACCCGCACCGTTTTCCACCGCACCAACCTGGAGAAAGCAGACTTCCGGACGGCCGTGCACTATGCCCTGGACCCGGAGTTGAATCGCATCAAGAAAGCAAAGTTCTCTATGCCCGGCGTGCTGGGGCTGCTGGCCAAATATGACATTGTGATTAAGTAG
- a CDS encoding LytR/AlgR family response regulator transcription factor, with protein MLSFLRQPYPLSELTLSKSTLHALVFGFIIGFTLIVFQPFGTYTWHDPLKNYILAGYGLVAAVSAFLNYYAFRRMMPQVFTEDKWSVGKEIAWNLLHFGTGGFICTVYGAAVGVMPFSLAQVGYMSFIAFLMGLVPAVLLVLMNYVYLLQKYKPLEPVGKPEAPVAETTEIAASPSEAWLTLTAENEKDTLRLRVQDLLFIEASDNYCTVFHVEENRLQKTLLRSSLSRLENQMAAPGIFRCHRSYLVNFSQVQQVSGNAQGYKLQFAQTAQQVPVARSYAGVVKETFTAV; from the coding sequence ATGTTGTCTTTCCTTCGGCAGCCCTACCCGCTCAGTGAGCTCACCCTTTCCAAATCTACCCTGCATGCGTTGGTGTTTGGGTTTATCATTGGCTTTACCTTGATCGTGTTTCAGCCGTTCGGGACCTATACCTGGCATGACCCGCTCAAGAACTATATTCTGGCGGGCTACGGGCTGGTGGCGGCAGTCTCGGCGTTCCTGAATTACTACGCCTTCCGGCGGATGATGCCCCAGGTGTTTACTGAAGACAAATGGAGCGTAGGCAAGGAGATTGCCTGGAACCTGCTGCACTTCGGCACCGGCGGATTCATCTGCACCGTGTACGGCGCGGCCGTGGGCGTGATGCCGTTCTCGCTGGCGCAGGTGGGGTATATGTCCTTCATTGCCTTTCTCATGGGCTTGGTGCCGGCGGTCTTGCTGGTATTGATGAATTATGTGTACCTGCTGCAGAAATACAAGCCCCTGGAACCAGTGGGGAAACCAGAAGCGCCGGTGGCGGAGACAACGGAAATCGCAGCATCGCCTTCAGAAGCCTGGCTAACCCTCACCGCCGAAAACGAGAAAGACACCCTCCGCCTGCGGGTGCAGGATTTGCTCTTCATTGAGGCCAGCGACAATTACTGCACCGTTTTCCACGTGGAAGAAAATAGATTACAGAAGACCTTGCTCCGCAGCAGCCTGAGCCGTCTGGAAAACCAGATGGCCGCGCCGGGTATTTTCCGGTGCCACCGTTCTTACCTGGTCAATTTTAGCCAGGTGCAGCAGGTGAGCGGCAACGCGCAGGGCTATAAGCTGCAGTTTGCCCAGACAGCCCAGCAGGTGCCGGTGGCCCGGTCGTATGCCGGGGTAGTCAAAGAGACCTTTACGGCCGTCTAA
- a CDS encoding TraB/GumN family protein, with translation MKKILKRTALFILLTPIVLLVLGFIAYGIYALLAVGGESTPHQAYLQKHKQEVRLTGQPAFHIFDSAFYQKQIFFLGEAHGCAMPQDLDFALLQHLNQRVGLTHYLAEVDYSQAWFLNEYLRIGEERHLQTVFQFWARNNAQWGNQNFFDKLKKIRALNQTLPAAQQISILGVDKIQDLQVTQRFLQQTLAQLPAVVQQDSAFVALRQVISQDSLDRDSLVAIAQRLLPTFMQEAASPTLSSAAQFNLQHTLENLAYLDGKTRRDSVMYLNLNTVVKAQKLEGAKLYGMWGLFHTIPVEVQRGVPFAYYLQGPNSPFKGKTVSIGVYTIDSENMMPAAGMPAFLSKGERFINTGMANNDGPMVFVHGIKDLRAVTRENSMTLFKTDASGSPYRTSSRLATIKVLFPNQSIDFKGDQPHVSDVFQYVCLVRNSKALTPLPVL, from the coding sequence ATGAAAAAAATCTTAAAAAGAACCGCGCTTTTTATTCTGCTCACCCCCATTGTACTTCTTGTCTTAGGATTCATTGCCTATGGCATTTACGCCCTGCTGGCCGTGGGCGGCGAGAGTACCCCGCACCAGGCGTACCTGCAGAAACACAAACAGGAAGTACGCCTAACCGGCCAACCAGCCTTCCATATTTTTGACAGCGCCTTTTACCAGAAGCAGATTTTCTTTTTAGGCGAGGCCCACGGATGCGCCATGCCCCAGGACCTGGACTTTGCCTTGCTGCAGCACCTGAACCAGCGGGTAGGCCTGACACATTACCTAGCCGAGGTAGACTACAGCCAGGCTTGGTTCCTGAACGAGTACCTGCGCATAGGCGAGGAGCGTCACCTGCAGACCGTCTTCCAGTTCTGGGCCCGAAACAACGCCCAATGGGGCAACCAGAATTTCTTTGACAAACTAAAGAAGATAAGAGCCCTTAACCAGACCTTACCCGCGGCCCAGCAGATTTCCATTCTGGGGGTAGACAAGATCCAGGACCTGCAGGTAACGCAGCGGTTTCTTCAGCAGACCCTGGCGCAACTGCCGGCCGTCGTACAGCAAGATTCTGCCTTCGTTGCCCTCCGTCAGGTGATTTCGCAAGACAGCCTGGACCGTGATTCGCTGGTGGCCATAGCGCAGCGACTGTTGCCTACCTTTATGCAGGAGGCCGCCTCGCCCACGCTTTCCAGCGCCGCCCAGTTTAACCTGCAACACACTTTGGAGAACCTGGCCTACCTGGACGGAAAAACCCGCCGCGACAGCGTGATGTACCTGAACCTAAATACCGTGGTAAAGGCCCAGAAATTGGAAGGCGCCAAGCTGTACGGCATGTGGGGCCTGTTCCATACCATTCCGGTGGAAGTGCAGCGCGGGGTACCGTTTGCCTATTACCTGCAGGGCCCCAACTCTCCGTTCAAGGGCAAGACCGTGTCTATTGGCGTGTACACCATTGACAGCGAGAACATGATGCCCGCCGCCGGAATGCCCGCTTTCCTGAGCAAAGGCGAGCGCTTCATTAACACCGGCATGGCCAACAATGATGGCCCCATGGTGTTTGTGCATGGCATCAAAGACCTTCGGGCCGTGACCCGGGAAAACTCCATGACCCTCTTCAAAACTGATGCCTCGGGCTCTCCCTACCGCACTTCTTCCCGCCTGGCTACCATTAAAGTGCTGTTCCCTAACCAGAGCATAGATTTCAAAGGGGATCAGCCGCACGTGAGTGACGTGTTCCAGTATGTGTGCCTGGTGCGTAATTCTAAGGCGCTTACCCCGCTGCCGGTGCTGTAA
- a CDS encoding 2'-5' RNA ligase family protein, translating to MDLAAHYQSLWENAEQHFAAADFEVDDLIDSPHDTRRGITLLARPQEPVKENIQRFLQDMAQLEPDLYYYPPTDFHLTLLTIISCYPGFTLDQVQPQAYVDVVEQALRPIKKFKVVFMGVSASPACIMVQGFPIGDELGRLREKVRKLFQASVLQQSMDQRYILQTAHSSVIRLRKPPANPQAFLNKLREYRRQVFGSTEIRQVELVYHDWYQRRANTQTLATFDLG from the coding sequence ATGGATTTAGCGGCCCACTACCAGAGCCTATGGGAGAATGCCGAGCAGCACTTCGCGGCCGCTGACTTTGAGGTAGATGACCTGATAGATTCGCCCCATGACACCCGAAGGGGCATTACCCTGTTGGCCCGTCCCCAGGAGCCGGTAAAAGAGAACATTCAGCGCTTTCTGCAAGACATGGCCCAACTGGAACCCGACCTGTACTACTATCCGCCCACCGATTTTCACCTCACACTGCTTACCATCATCTCCTGCTACCCGGGCTTTACCCTGGATCAGGTGCAGCCCCAGGCGTACGTAGATGTGGTGGAGCAGGCCTTGCGGCCGATCAAGAAGTTTAAGGTGGTGTTTATGGGGGTCTCGGCCTCGCCCGCCTGCATCATGGTGCAGGGTTTCCCCATTGGCGATGAACTGGGCCGGTTGCGGGAGAAGGTCCGGAAGCTTTTCCAGGCCTCGGTGCTGCAGCAGTCCATGGACCAGCGGTACATCCTGCAGACCGCCCACAGTTCGGTGATCAGACTCCGGAAGCCTCCTGCCAACCCCCAAGCCTTCCTGAACAAGCTCCGGGAATACCGACGGCAGGTCTTTGGGTCCACGGAGATACGGCAGGTGGAATTGGTGTACCATGACTGGTACCAGCGCCGGGCCAACACCCAAACCCTGGCCACTTTTGACCTGGGCTGA
- a CDS encoding cyclase family protein: MLSAATLTFRNRTYQFNPLQPLDISLPLAPGLDNVNCFWAEPVQIETIRVGDYVGSVALGGSTNYQRVHLTPHGNGTHTECYGHISPDPAATLDKCLNRFLFVAQLVSVTPQPQDNGDLVVMAQDVLSKLSLENLPEALVLRTLPNSLEKRTAHYSGTNPTYLEPALAEFLAANGIEHLLLDLPSVDREEDGGQLLAHHAFWQYPANTRVHATITELIFVPDAVEDGWYLLNLQVTSLVLDASPSKPVLYALRPVEGTVSFVEAPH, from the coding sequence ATGCTTTCTGCCGCCACCCTCACCTTCCGGAACCGTACCTACCAGTTCAACCCGCTGCAACCCTTAGATATTTCATTGCCCCTGGCGCCGGGTCTGGACAATGTGAACTGCTTCTGGGCAGAGCCTGTGCAGATAGAAACCATACGGGTAGGCGACTACGTGGGCAGCGTGGCCCTGGGCGGCTCCACCAACTACCAGCGCGTGCACCTCACGCCCCACGGCAACGGTACCCACACCGAGTGCTACGGCCACATTTCCCCTGACCCTGCCGCCACCTTAGATAAATGCTTGAACCGTTTCCTGTTTGTGGCCCAGCTGGTATCGGTTACTCCCCAGCCCCAAGACAACGGAGACCTGGTGGTGATGGCCCAGGATGTACTATCAAAGCTTTCGCTGGAGAATCTGCCGGAGGCCCTGGTGTTACGCACTCTGCCCAATTCTCTGGAGAAACGCACCGCCCACTACTCCGGCACCAACCCCACCTATCTGGAGCCCGCCCTCGCGGAGTTCCTGGCGGCTAACGGCATAGAACACCTGCTCCTGGATTTGCCTTCCGTGGACCGGGAGGAAGACGGTGGGCAATTACTGGCGCACCACGCGTTTTGGCAATACCCGGCTAATACGCGGGTGCACGCCACCATTACAGAATTGATCTTTGTGCCGGATGCGGTGGAGGATGGATGGTATTTGTTGAATTTGCAAGTGACCAGTTTGGTGCTAGATGCGAGCCCGAGTAAACCGGTGTTGTATGCGTTAAGGCCTGTTGAAGGGACTGTTTCTTTTGTGGAGGCGCCGCATTAA
- the rpmA gene encoding 50S ribosomal protein L27, with protein sequence MAHKKGVGSSNNGRESHSKRLGVKIFGGQAIIAGNIIVRQRGTAHHPGANVGIGKDHTLFALTDGVVAFKKGVKNRSYVSVLPVAETAEVQA encoded by the coding sequence ATGGCTCACAAAAAAGGTGTCGGTAGTTCTAACAACGGACGTGAATCACATTCCAAGCGCTTAGGCGTGAAAATTTTCGGTGGCCAGGCCATCATCGCTGGTAACATTATCGTGCGTCAGCGCGGTACTGCTCACCACCCAGGTGCTAACGTAGGCATCGGGAAAGACCACACCCTGTTTGCTTTGACAGACGGTGTTGTAGCTTTCAAGAAAGGCGTTAAAAACCGTTCTTACGTATCTGTTCTTCCAGTTGCCGAAACTGCTGAAGTACAAGCATAA